The following nucleotide sequence is from Streptomyces pactum.
CGATGACCATCGGCGGCGAGAAGCGGATGGGCGGCGGTGAGCGCTTCGACGTGGTCCAGCCGCACAACCACTCCGCCGTTCTGGGTACCTACGCCAACGCCACGCAGGCGGACGCGCAGGACGCGATCGACGCCGCCCTGGCCGCCGCCCCGGCCTGGCGCGCGCTGAGCTTCGACGACCGCGCGGCGATCATCCTGAAGGCCGCCGAGCTGCTGGCCGGCCCGTGGCGCGAGACGCTGGCCGCCTCCACCATGCTCGGCCAGTCCAAGACCGCGCAGCAGGCGGAGATCGACACCCCCTGCGAGCTGGTGGACTTCTGGCGCTTCAACGTCCACTTCGCCCGCGAGATCCTCGCCGAGCAGCCGCCGGTGAACGCGCCGGGCGTGTGGAACCGCAGCGACCACCGGCCGCTGGAGGGCTTCGTCTACGCGATCACGCCCTTCAACTTCACCGCCATCGCGGGTAACCTGCCCACCGCCCCGGCCCTGATGGGCAACGTGGTGGTCTGGAAGCCGTCCCCGACCCAGACCCACGCCGCGGTGCTGCTGATGCAGCTGCTGGAGGAGGCGGGCCTGCCCAAGGGCGTCATCAACCTGGTGACCGGTGACGGCAAGGACGTCTCCGAGGTGGCGCTGAACCACCCGGACCTGGCCGGTATCCACTTCACCGGCTCGACCAAGACCTTCCAGTACCTGTGGAAGACGGTCGGCAACAACATCGAGAAGTACAAGACGTACCCGCGGCTGGTCGGCGAGACCGGTGGCAAGGACTTCATCGTCGCCCACCCGTCGGCGGACCGCGCGGTGCTGAAGACCGCGATGACCCGTGGCGCCTTCGAGTTCCAGGGCCAGAAGTGCTCCGCCGCCTCCCGCGCCTACGTCCCGCGCTCCATCTGGGAGAGCGGCTTCAAGGAGGAGTTCGCGGCCGAGGTCGACTCGC
It contains:
- the pruA gene encoding L-glutamate gamma-semialdehyde dehydrogenase: MDAVTQVPVPANEPVHTYAPGTPERARLETKLKELSQNPIDLPMTIGGEKRMGGGERFDVVQPHNHSAVLGTYANATQADAQDAIDAALAAAPAWRALSFDDRAAIILKAAELLAGPWRETLAASTMLGQSKTAQQAEIDTPCELVDFWRFNVHFAREILAEQPPVNAPGVWNRSDHRPLEGFVYAITPFNFTAIAGNLPTAPALMGNVVVWKPSPTQTHAAVLLMQLLEEAGLPKGVINLVTGDGKDVSEVALNHPDLAGIHFTGSTKTFQYLWKTVGNNIEKYKTYPRLVGETGGKDFIVAHPSADRAVLKTAMTRGAFEFQGQKCSAASRAYVPRSIWESGFKEEFAAEVDSLTMGDVTDLSNFMSAVIDERSFAKNKAAIDRAKNDPTIEVVAGGTYDDSVGWFVRPTVLVSTDPENEIFRDEYFGPILGVFVYDDEKYDEMLEQMESVSAYGLTGCVIAQDRAAAAATCEKLRFAAGNFYINDKPTGAVVGQQPFGGGRASGTNDKAGAKQNLMRWTSTRSIKETLVPPTDYRYPHMG